One genomic window of Brienomyrus brachyistius isolate T26 chromosome 16, BBRACH_0.4, whole genome shotgun sequence includes the following:
- the slitrk6 gene encoding SLIT and NTRK-like protein 6 isoform X1 produces the protein MLSCLLFIYYFLSGTLSQNVSSSKESPEGSCDTLCSCTEKDNVLYLNCEERNIDSIAKIKLPPAIPIHLNLYKNDLVELLPEGLVGLKNALSLNLGGNSIQQLEPGIFHALSFLKKLYINKNFLVALKEDTFLGLVSLEYLQADTNFIQVVERGTFNKLIHLKVLILNDNSIRVLPRNIFRFVPLTHLDLRGNQLQTLPYVGFLEHMGRMVELFLEDNKWLCDCQILPFKMWRDSMVTQASVSEVVCDSPANLKGHFLSSIVEHDVCPTYRDTGLEESSKSLNMVATPSSKVIKLIIASDDAEITTPTRVLTSDVACVEICSCFISSNAGFLIHCKDKGIKRMSELGFLHQSPTDLVLTGNMIQRLLRDDFVAYESLVLLNLANNKIDYIENQSFLCLGSLRKLNLSGNQIDQLFSSMFFGLNSLEHLYLEYNVIEVIHAGSFSALPNLKILSLNGNLLQKLPPYIFHHLPLIKVSLMNNAFKHLPVMNVLDQLIALRQISLDDNPWDCTCDLVDFKQWVETLQTYSVSGNILCQTPKKIAKMKLEIVSQEVMCPDLVTFLPVPTGMFGRGAAFPATTIKGNAFHRFFTDALPFSVLIVIFLIFFLLVVFAAGGIVFLIVHRKRRSRKKQTDDRPQDGGPVEVKPGMSSQKNRCPLAERKTKNIKQVSTSGPAATEWSNHDCNTHSKYQGKEDESQNHQEEIKLLQSLVCAAPRGVMLDWTNNEHFELKGNLRADPEYLEIINHQSTLQ, from the coding sequence ATGCTGAGCTGCCTTCTCTTCATTTACTACTTTTTGAGTGGCACCCTTTCTCAAAATGTTTCGTCTTCCAAGGAATCACCTGAAGGATCCTGTGATACGCTGTGCTCCTGCACAGAGAAAGACAATGTGCTGTATTTAAACTGTGAGGAACGGAATATCGACAGCATTGCTAAAATAAAGCTACCGCCAGCCATTCCGATCCACCTGAATCTGTATAAGAATGACCTTGTGGAGTTGCTTCCTGAGGGATTAGTAGGTCTGAAGAATGCCCTTTCACTTAATCTTGGTGGGAACAGCATCCAGCAGCTGGAGCCTGGGATTTTTCATGCACTCAGCTTCCTGAAGAAGCTCTACATTAACAAAAATTTTTTAGTTGCCTTAAAAGAGGACACTTTCCTGGGTTTGGTCAGTTTGGAATACCTCCAAGCAGACACAAACTTCATTCAGGTTGTCGAACGTGGAACTTTCAATAAACTTATACACCTCAAAGTTCTGATACTAAATGACAACTCCATCAGAGTCCTTCCAAGAAACATTTTTCGCTTCGTGCCTCTTACGCATTTAGACCTACGTGGAAACCAGCTACAGACGCTGCCTTATGTGGGTTTTCTTGAGCATATGGGCCGCATGGTGGAGCTTTTCTTGGAGGACAATAAGTGGCTGTGCGACTGTCAAATCCTTCCTTTCAAAATGTGGAGGGACTCCATGGTGACCCAGGCGTCCGTCAGTGAAGTTGTGTGTGACAGTCCAGCCAATCTGAAAGGCCATTTCCTCAGCAGCATCGTGGAGCATGATGTGTGCCCTACATACAGAGACACCGGCTTAGAGGAATCTTCCAAGTCATTGAATATGGTTGCTACGCCGTCTTCAAAAGTCATAAAGTTGATTATTGCAAGTGACGATGCAGAAATCACAACACCGACACGCGTACTAACATCTGACGTTGCTTGTGTAGAAATCTGTTCCTGTTTCATCAGCTCAAATGCTGGTTTTTTAATCCATTGCAAGGACAAAGGTATTAAAAGAATGTCTGAGCTTGGATTTCTCCATCAAAGTCCCACAGATCTTGTCTTGACGGGAAATATGATTCAGAGACTTTTACGGGATGATTTTGTCGCATATGAAAGTTTGGTATTGCTGAATCTGGCAAACAACAAAATTGATTATATTGAAAATCAAAGTTTTCTCTGTTTAGGGTCACTGCGAAAGCTCAATCTCAGTGGAAACCAAATCGATCAGTTATTCTCAAGCATGTTTTTCGGACTTAACAGCCTTGAGCATTTGTATTTGGAGTACAATGTAATTGAAGTCATCCATGCAGGTTCATTCAGTGCCTTGCCAAATTTGAAAATCCTGTCTTTAAATGGCAATCTTCTTCAAAAACTTCCGCCCTATATATTTCACCATCTGCCACTCATTAAAGTAAGcctaatgaataatgcatttaaGCACCTGCCTGTGATGAATGTATTGGATCAGTTGATAGCTCTGAGGCAGATTTCTTTGGATGACAACCCATGGGATTGCACGTGTGATTTGGTTGATTTTAAGCAATGGGTTGAGACCCTACAAACGTATAGTGTGTCAGGTAATATTTTGTGTCAGACTCCAAAGAAAATAGCTAAAATGAAGCTGGAGATTGTCAGTCAGGAAGTCATGTGTCCTGACCTAGTGACATTCTTACCAGTGCCGACTGGTATGTTTGGTCGAGGTGCAGCCTTTCCCGCCACGACCATTAAAGGTAACGCTTTCCACCGCTTTTTCACTGACGCTCTCCCATTTTCAGTTTTGATCGTTatatttctgattttttttcttctagtCGTTTTTGCTGCTGGTGGGattgtttttttgattgtgCATCGAAAACGAAGGTCAAGGAAGAAACAGACAGATGATCGGCCCCAAGACGGCGGCCCAGTGGAGGTGAAACCTGGCATGTCTAGCCAAAAGAACCGTTGTCCTTTGGCTGAGAGGAAgacaaagaatataaaacaggtCTCCACATCCGGCCCCGCCGCAACAGAATGGTCTAATCATGACTGCAATACTCATTCTAAATATCAAGGGAAGGAAGACGAAAGTCAAAATCACCAGGAAGAAATAAAATTGTTGCAGAGTTTAGTCTGTGCTGCACCACGGGGTGTCATGTTGGATTGGACTAATAATGAGCATTTTGAGCTTAAAGGCAATTTACGGGCAGACCCCGAATACCTAGAAATAATAAATCATCAAAGTACTTTGCAATAA
- the slitrk6 gene encoding SLIT and NTRK-like protein 6 isoform X2: MLSCLLFIYYFLSGTLSQNVSSSKESPEGSCDTLCSCTEKDNVLYLNCEERNIDSIAKIKLPPAIPIHLNLYKNDLVELLPEGLVGLKNALSLNLGGNSIQQLEPGIFHALSFLKKLYINKNFLVALKEDTFLGLVSLEYLQADTNFIQVVERGTFNKLIHLKVLILNDNSIRVLPRNIFRFVPLTHLDLRGNQLQTLPYVGFLEHMGRMVELFLEDNKWLCDCQILPFKMWRDSMVTQASVSEVVCDSPANLKGHFLSSIVEHDVCPTYRDTGLEESSKSLNMVATPSSKVIKLIIASDDAEITTPTRVLTSDVACVEICSCFISSNAGFLIHCKDKGIKRMSELGFLHQSPTDLVLTGNMIQRLLRDDFVAYESLVLLNLANNKIDYIENQSFLCLGSLRKLNLSGNQIDQLFSSMFFGLNSLEHLYLEYNVIEVIHAGSFSALPNLKILSLNGNLLQKLPPYIFHHLPLIKVSLMNNAFKHLPVMNVLDQLIALRQISLDDNPWDCTCDLVDFKQWVETLQTYSVSGNILCQTPKKIAKMKLEIVSQEVMCPDLVTFLPVPTGMFGRGAAFPATTIKVVFAAGGIVFLIVHRKRRSRKKQTDDRPQDGGPVEVKPGMSSQKNRCPLAERKTKNIKQVSTSGPAATEWSNHDCNTHSKYQGKEDESQNHQEEIKLLQSLVCAAPRGVMLDWTNNEHFELKGNLRADPEYLEIINHQSTLQ, encoded by the exons ATGCTGAGCTGCCTTCTCTTCATTTACTACTTTTTGAGTGGCACCCTTTCTCAAAATGTTTCGTCTTCCAAGGAATCACCTGAAGGATCCTGTGATACGCTGTGCTCCTGCACAGAGAAAGACAATGTGCTGTATTTAAACTGTGAGGAACGGAATATCGACAGCATTGCTAAAATAAAGCTACCGCCAGCCATTCCGATCCACCTGAATCTGTATAAGAATGACCTTGTGGAGTTGCTTCCTGAGGGATTAGTAGGTCTGAAGAATGCCCTTTCACTTAATCTTGGTGGGAACAGCATCCAGCAGCTGGAGCCTGGGATTTTTCATGCACTCAGCTTCCTGAAGAAGCTCTACATTAACAAAAATTTTTTAGTTGCCTTAAAAGAGGACACTTTCCTGGGTTTGGTCAGTTTGGAATACCTCCAAGCAGACACAAACTTCATTCAGGTTGTCGAACGTGGAACTTTCAATAAACTTATACACCTCAAAGTTCTGATACTAAATGACAACTCCATCAGAGTCCTTCCAAGAAACATTTTTCGCTTCGTGCCTCTTACGCATTTAGACCTACGTGGAAACCAGCTACAGACGCTGCCTTATGTGGGTTTTCTTGAGCATATGGGCCGCATGGTGGAGCTTTTCTTGGAGGACAATAAGTGGCTGTGCGACTGTCAAATCCTTCCTTTCAAAATGTGGAGGGACTCCATGGTGACCCAGGCGTCCGTCAGTGAAGTTGTGTGTGACAGTCCAGCCAATCTGAAAGGCCATTTCCTCAGCAGCATCGTGGAGCATGATGTGTGCCCTACATACAGAGACACCGGCTTAGAGGAATCTTCCAAGTCATTGAATATGGTTGCTACGCCGTCTTCAAAAGTCATAAAGTTGATTATTGCAAGTGACGATGCAGAAATCACAACACCGACACGCGTACTAACATCTGACGTTGCTTGTGTAGAAATCTGTTCCTGTTTCATCAGCTCAAATGCTGGTTTTTTAATCCATTGCAAGGACAAAGGTATTAAAAGAATGTCTGAGCTTGGATTTCTCCATCAAAGTCCCACAGATCTTGTCTTGACGGGAAATATGATTCAGAGACTTTTACGGGATGATTTTGTCGCATATGAAAGTTTGGTATTGCTGAATCTGGCAAACAACAAAATTGATTATATTGAAAATCAAAGTTTTCTCTGTTTAGGGTCACTGCGAAAGCTCAATCTCAGTGGAAACCAAATCGATCAGTTATTCTCAAGCATGTTTTTCGGACTTAACAGCCTTGAGCATTTGTATTTGGAGTACAATGTAATTGAAGTCATCCATGCAGGTTCATTCAGTGCCTTGCCAAATTTGAAAATCCTGTCTTTAAATGGCAATCTTCTTCAAAAACTTCCGCCCTATATATTTCACCATCTGCCACTCATTAAAGTAAGcctaatgaataatgcatttaaGCACCTGCCTGTGATGAATGTATTGGATCAGTTGATAGCTCTGAGGCAGATTTCTTTGGATGACAACCCATGGGATTGCACGTGTGATTTGGTTGATTTTAAGCAATGGGTTGAGACCCTACAAACGTATAGTGTGTCAGGTAATATTTTGTGTCAGACTCCAAAGAAAATAGCTAAAATGAAGCTGGAGATTGTCAGTCAGGAAGTCATGTGTCCTGACCTAGTGACATTCTTACCAGTGCCGACTGGTATGTTTGGTCGAGGTGCAGCCTTTCCCGCCACGACCATTAAAG tCGTTTTTGCTGCTGGTGGGattgtttttttgattgtgCATCGAAAACGAAGGTCAAGGAAGAAACAGACAGATGATCGGCCCCAAGACGGCGGCCCAGTGGAGGTGAAACCTGGCATGTCTAGCCAAAAGAACCGTTGTCCTTTGGCTGAGAGGAAgacaaagaatataaaacaggtCTCCACATCCGGCCCCGCCGCAACAGAATGGTCTAATCATGACTGCAATACTCATTCTAAATATCAAGGGAAGGAAGACGAAAGTCAAAATCACCAGGAAGAAATAAAATTGTTGCAGAGTTTAGTCTGTGCTGCACCACGGGGTGTCATGTTGGATTGGACTAATAATGAGCATTTTGAGCTTAAAGGCAATTTACGGGCAGACCCCGAATACCTAGAAATAATAAATCATCAAAGTACTTTGCAATAA